TCGAACCGGAAGCGGTTCAGCTCAGCTTCGCGGGTCACGGCCGCAGCCGCCGGTGCAGTGTCCTCAGCGGGCACGCCCCCGTGGACCATGGCTGGCTGCCGGTCGCGCAGCCTGACCGCGAGCGCCTTCAAATTGCGGACGAAGTTCGACCACACGATGATCTTCTCCCCGCGCGCAGCTGCGTTCGCGGCAAGCTCGGCCACGTAGTCGTACTTCCACGGCACTTCGAAGTCTCGGTACCGTTGAAGCAGTTCTGTCATCGCCTCGTCACCATTAAGCCGCAATGGTGGGTGGGCGAAACCGTCGTCGTCGTCCTCATCGGAACCAGCCACCAGTAGCATCGGGTTCGTTGCCGCTTCCAGCAGGTACATCACGATGCGTCCCAGGCGATCGAACTGGCGACGTGAAGAACGGTCCAGCGCGAACGCGCCTCGGTACCTTCCTGCCAAGGCGTCGTAGATCGCCGCCTGAATCGGCCTCATCGGCCTCGACACCACCGTGAACTCGGTCGGCGGGAGGTCGAGCTGAGACTTCGGGGTGCGGACGAAATACCGGCCTATGGCCTTACTCGTTGCGCGAAGCACGCCGTCGACGCGCCCGTCTCGTTCGTTGTAGGCGCTCGCAGGCAGAATCTGCCGGTCCTGCCCCGGGTACAAGAACCTCATCAGCGCGATGAGGTCGTGTGCCCCTTGCGGCGCAGGCGTGCCAGTGAGGACGTCGCGCCGCCGTGCCGCGTACGCCAAGTCGAGTGCCGCTCGTCCATGCACTCCAGCGGCCCCACGTTTGATGCGATGTGCCTCGTCCAACACGACTGCCGTCGGATGACGTGCCACGTACTCCCGGATGCGGTCATAATCGCCGGCGAGGCGGTTGTAGCTGGTGAGAAGAATTTCGACGTGCTGGGGGATAACAGAGGACGCGTTGGCGTGGACCGCGATCGTCGGCTGCCATGCCAGGCACGCGGCCGAGTCTTCTTTCCACGCGTGGAACGCCGCGATGGGCGCCACCACCAACAACTGTCGCACTGACTCGCGTGATCGGCTCAAGGTGTAGTTGGCGAGTGCGACGGTGGTCTTTCCTGCTCCTGGCACGGAGAAATCCGCTCCGTGAGGAAGTCGCAGGATCGCCGCCACATTTTCTAGCTGAAACGGCTTCAACTCCCGGAGAAAACCAGCCTCGACGAGCTCAGCTGCCAACTGCTCAAGGTCCACCGGCTCAGTGGACGCGGTGACCCGCTCTCGGTCACGACGATCGTTGGCCAACGAGCGCAGCTGGTTCGTCAGGTCGGGACCCAGCTCGACGCTCTGTCGGAAGAGATCGCGGATCTCGCGTAGCACCTCCAGTTCGGCGAGGAAGACGTCCACCCGGACGTCAAGTCGTGTGGCCGAGCCTCCGACGATCCCCCGGGAGAAGGCGTCTTGCACACGAGCCCACGCTCCGTCGCCGCCGGTCCCGCGGTCGACGACGACCAGAGGTCTGCCCTGTTTGTAGAGCTCGGCCCTCACGCACTTCTCCTGAGTTGCTCAAGCGAGTCGCTCAGCGTCTGCAAGGTGGATAGGAACTCCTTCTCGTCCCACTCGTCGAAGCGTCGCGCCTTCGGCAGCGCCGCCAGTGCGCCCTTCAGATCGCCGAGCGCATGCGTGAGCCGTTTGAGCGGCTCGCCGACAGCGTTCTGGTCCTTCTGCTCGCCGTCGGCCTCGTTGGCGGCCGCCACGATGGCGCCCTTCAAAGTGCCGAGCGCTTCTTGAACAGATAGGCGAGCGCCGCTGTCCAGGGTGAGCGTCTCGTCCGGTTTCCTGCTAGCCATCAAGCCCAGCACCTTGCTCAGCTGCGATGACGGTGCAGGATCGCCGAGAAGGTCGTCCAAGGGATCGTGGTCTTGTTGGTCATCAGCGTGGGTGTCCGCGGCGCGCAGGATGGCGCTCGCGTTCGGGTCCGCCTCGATCTCGTGCAGAATCAGATCCGCCGCGTCGGGCCGTTTCAGATGCCGCAGCTTGCGGTATTCCACGCCGGCCAAGGTGCCGAGGAAATAGGTTGACTGGATGTCGAGGGTCTCCGCGGATGGCTTGTTCCGGGTGGCTTTCACCAGCTCGTCGAACGCCGACTCATGCGGGTGGAAGTCGATGAGCATCCGCGCGCCGCGGGACAACTCCACTAGTTGCCGCACTTGTTGCAACTTCTCGTGTTGACCGCGAACGTCGACCTCGCTGCGATGCATGCGCGCAGCGACTTTGGCGTAGCTCTTGTCAAAACGATCATAAAGCTCGTCGATGAGGATGGCTTCATTGATCCACGAATAGCCCTGTTTGAAGTCGCGCGCCACCTGAAGCTCCGCCTCCAGGTCGACCAACTCTTCGATAGTCGCGTCCTTCGGCAGGACGAGGCACTTCACATAACGGGCGTTGAGAAAGTCGTCGTCTTGAAACAAAGAGAGCAGCGCCGCAGATCTGCGGTTGCCGTTGATCAATACGCCGTCCGCGGTGACGATCGCAGGCTCCAGCTGTCCGCGCTTGCGAAGGTCATCTTTGAGGTCGCTGAATCCACTCTGCGTCCGCAAGATCTCGTACTGGGCAGTCTGTGCGTCCTCGCCGAGAGGGTCCGCCGTGAACAGGTCATGTCGTCCACGCTGGTGCATCTCACGCAGCTGTTCAGCCCGAGTGCGATGGTTCAGCGTCGAGAACCTCAGCCACTTGACGTCCACTTCGACCTGAGGCAGCTCCTTGTCCTCACGGGGCCAGGCTGCGACCAGCACTCTGCGCGGATGGCCCGAAGCCTGCCTAGCGTCGAGGTACGCCACTCGTTCTTGATCCAACGCGACGCTCAACATGGCTCAACTCCTGTGGACGGTCGAGCGGCCGGGGCCGAAGCGGGCTGTGATCTTCACGTCCACCGCCGAGCTTCCCCGGCGGAAGCCGACATTGCCGACGTGAGACTCGACGTCCTCATCGCGGACGCCGAAGTGCTGGAGCAGCAACCTGGGGAACTGCAGCACGCGCTCGTTCTCCCAGTTCCATCGTTCCGCGTCAGGCATGACATAAACGCAAGGCGGCGGGCCTAGCTCCGCTGAGCGCGCCAACGGGCCAGCTGATCGAGGACAGGGTCGTCGCGCGCTGCCGCAGAGCTCGTTGTAGAAAACCACGCCGTCGACCATAGGAGCGGCCTCCGACAAGAACTTCTTCTTCAGCCGGCCCACACCTTTGGCGATGTGCACACCGGGGTGATAGTTCATGCTGGAGCAAATCCACCACAGGTATGTCTCGGCCGCCCACGACGGAACAGACCAGTTCAAGCTGCTGTGTGCGCCATCCGGGCAGCCCTTCTGAATGACAGCCACGTCGCCGACATCTCGCACCCTCAAGCGATACACCGTGTCGTCCCCATACTGCGGCATGATCACATCCTCGACCACTCCACTGCTCTTCATACTGCCGAAGATTCGCACCAGGAAGTCGCGCCGGTCAGCGTTGCTGGCGCTCATGCTGCCCCGGATGTTCTCAATCGCGGCCGAGAGGGCTCCGTTGTACTCCTCAGGGGACAGGCCGTAACCAGCCAAGACAGAGCTGTCAGCGCCAAGCTCCTTGATCACCGAGGCAACCCTCTCGACTACCGCCGCTGGTGGAGTCCCGGCATGACGGCAGGGCGCCGCGTCCTCTCCCTTAACCGTCGAACTCGTCTCGCGCAACCGACGTACCCCGCTTCTTGTCAATGTTGAGCTGGTCATCACGGCGACAGGCAAGGACTCGATCGCTGTCGGCCCTACCTATACCCTCGGACAAGATACTGAGGCCAGCGTGCGATGTCACTCGGCGTCACCACCTCCGAATGAATGAAACTCCTTCGGCAGGACGTACTGCTGCGGACAAAACAACCTGTTGCGGCGAAATCGGGGCTTGACCTTACCGCCGTGTCGCGGCAGACATGATGATCGATACCTAGTAACGCCTGGCTCGACGGAAGGGTCAGCACAGCGGCTTGGAAGCGTCTCCCACTTGTTCAGCGTCGTCGATCAACAATGCGAGTGAGAGTAGGTGATGTCCCTACAAACCGCCCCTTTTGAGTCGAGGGCTTCCGGCCGCCGCTCCCCAGAGTGCAGATGTCAGGGGCCATGCAGCACCGTGATAGCAGCCTGGTGGCAGGCCTTCGTCGGCAAGTATTCGCGCGGCATCAGGCGACCACGACGGTAGCCCGAAGTCGATCGGAAGGACTCGGTGCCCCGGCAGGCCCTCGGACACGGCTTGCCGAAGCCACCCAGGCAATGCGCGGTGATATGACCGACTTGCGCCGATAGCTGCGAGGAACTCGCGGGAACTGACGACTCTGCCCGCCGGAATTTGGCCGACCGCCCATGCAGCGCGTGACTTGAAGTCTTCGGGGACGCGCGGATGGACGTCGTGCTTAATGGAGGCCTCCTGACCAAGACTAATCCGACCCGGCACGGTAACCACGGCCAGGTACCGGTCGAGCTGACGGAATCGCCCGAGGGGCACGCCTGCGAGCCGTGCGCCATGAGCACACGGCTCGCAGGGGAAGGTGATCCGCAGCTGCGCTAGGCCGATGGTCAGGTGTGCACCGGAACTTAAGGAAGTCGCCGGGGCACCGAAAATGATGTTGGCCCTGGAGCCAGCCGCGCTAACACCATGAGTTTCGAGCGAGCTGGCTGCGGCGATGTTGACCTGCCGAGGCAGGATCGACGGCGCACTGCCGATGATGCCGCCGGCGGGATCGAGGTCCAGATATGTCTGCTCGGTCATGGCGGCTTCACGCTCAGGTTTGAGAAACAGCTGGCTGATGCGCAATACCGACATATGGCCGAGCCTATGCGAGGAGTTGGGCGGGAACGGTCAGGGTGGCCTTCGCCGCCGAGACGTCGTCAGGCTTCGCGCCGAGGATCATCTCGGTGCGCCTCTTCGTAGACCACCAGCGGTCCTCCCAGTGGCGGTCGCTCATGGTGAGTGGCGTGTCGGCGAGGTGCGCGATCTCGCGCTCCTGGCTGCTGCGGTGGAAGACCCACTCGGGCTTGGGCTTGACCCGGATCGCCAGCTCGGCGTACGGACCGCGCCGTGTGTTGGGGATGAAGTCGAACGGGGCAAACGCCATGGCCCATGCCTGCGTGTCGGCGTCCACGGGGTAGCGGACGAAGAGACGACGCAGACCGTCGGCCAGGTCGTCGCGCTCCAGCCAGAACGGCCCGCGCCGCACCAGGGCACGAATCAGCTCGACCAACTCTCCGGCCGTGGCAATGCCAGGGGCCAGAATGCTGGCGACCTGGACATGCGGGTCTGCCACGGCACCGGCGACCAGCTCACAGACGCCGGCCGCGGTGGCTTCGCTGTCCGCGTCGGTCTCGACGTCGAGCACGTGGTAGTCCCAGCGGACCGTGTCGGCATCCTTGGCCACGAGCCGGGCGAACTGGCAGCCGTTCTGGCCGCGGGTATGCCAATCCCGCTGGGCGAGCGCGCACAGCCGGCTCAGCGCGGGCGCCTCCGGCTGTTCAGCCAGCCGCGCGACTACCTCGTGGTATGCGGGCGGTTCCGGGAACCTGCGCAGCCCGTACTGAGCGGTTCCCGTGATCGCGGCGAGCGCTTTGGCCCACCGGAGGTCCGAGCTGTCGAAGCGCACGGCTTCGACGGTTGTCGTTTTCATGATTGCGACACCTCACCTCGCGTGGTTGCACGTCGATGGCGGTCAGCCCGACGTCGTGAGACCCCGTGTTTCGGGCTTTGAACCAGCCTGGGACATCGGTGGTGGTGAGGGAATCGCCGTGCGTCGCAGGGCTGATGCATAGGTGTTGCAGCTCTGTCGCAGGTCTGCACGGTGTTGCAGCACGGCTGCGCCGTCCCTGCGACGAGCCTGCGACGGCACCGTCTATCCCGATCGGACGCACGTCGCACACGCTGGAGCCAACGAAACATCGATGGATGGATGGAGGCGGTCACGTGTTGGTGCAGGACAAGAGACCGGCTAGCCTCGCCGAACAGGTCGGTAGGGTATGCGCGCTCGACGGAGCGGTGCTCGACCGGATGCGGCACGAGGCGCTGACGGTGCCGGACGGCTGGGTGGCGGAGTACGGCGAGTTTCAGAGCGGCGGTTGGTGGACCCTGTCGCTGTTCAACGCCTCTGGTGACCCGGGGGACGTGACCATCGCCGACTGCGAGGCGGTGCCGACGTCGCTGCTGGAGCGAATGCCGGCAACCCGGGCGCTGCTGGACAGTCTCGGGTTGGTCTACATGTGGGTGCGGCTGGCACGGCTGGCGCCGAACTCGTTCCTGTGGGAGCACCGCGACTACGGCGAGCTCTCGGAGCGGGAGCACTACAGGCTGCACATCCCGCTGCAGACCAACCGGTCCGCGGGGTTGGTGCTCGGCGGCGCGAAGGTGCACCTGGCTGTCGGAGATCTCTGGCGACTGGTGCCGACCAACGCTCACGGAGCGTGCAACCTGCTCGGCCCGGACCGGATCCACCTGATCCTGGACTG
The Catellatospora sp. IY07-71 DNA segment above includes these coding regions:
- a CDS encoding DEAD/DEAH box helicase; translated protein: MRAELYKQGRPLVVVDRGTGGDGAWARVQDAFSRGIVGGSATRLDVRVDVFLAELEVLREIRDLFRQSVELGPDLTNQLRSLANDRRDRERVTASTEPVDLEQLAAELVEAGFLRELKPFQLENVAAILRLPHGADFSVPGAGKTTVALANYTLSRSRESVRQLLVVAPIAAFHAWKEDSAACLAWQPTIAVHANASSVIPQHVEILLTSYNRLAGDYDRIREYVARHPTAVVLDEAHRIKRGAAGVHGRAALDLAYAARRRDVLTGTPAPQGAHDLIALMRFLYPGQDRQILPASAYNERDGRVDGVLRATSKAIGRYFVRTPKSQLDLPPTEFTVVSRPMRPIQAAIYDALAGRYRGAFALDRSSRRQFDRLGRIVMYLLEAATNPMLLVAGSDEDDDDGFAHPPLRLNGDEAMTELLQRYRDFEVPWKYDYVAELAANAAARGEKIIVWSNFVRNLKALAVRLRDRQPAMVHGGVPAEDTAPAAAAVTREAELNRFRFDPDCHVLLANPAACGEGVSLHHWSHHAVYLDRTFNAGHFLQSQDRIHRLGLAADTQTRFTLLLSAGTIDDAVDARLRDKVEALARLMDDPGLVQVALPDLEGDTVEQPAYADDMAAVAALLQESR
- a CDS encoding ParB N-terminal domain-containing protein, with the protein product MLSVALDQERVAYLDARQASGHPRRVLVAAWPREDKELPQVEVDVKWLRFSTLNHRTRAEQLREMHQRGRHDLFTADPLGEDAQTAQYEILRTQSGFSDLKDDLRKRGQLEPAIVTADGVLINGNRRSAALLSLFQDDDFLNARYVKCLVLPKDATIEELVDLEAELQVARDFKQGYSWINEAILIDELYDRFDKSYAKVAARMHRSEVDVRGQHEKLQQVRQLVELSRGARMLIDFHPHESAFDELVKATRNKPSAETLDIQSTYFLGTLAGVEYRKLRHLKRPDAADLILHEIEADPNASAILRAADTHADDQQDHDPLDDLLGDPAPSSQLSKVLGLMASRKPDETLTLDSGARLSVQEALGTLKGAIVAAANEADGEQKDQNAVGEPLKRLTHALGDLKGALAALPKARRFDEWDEKEFLSTLQTLSDSLEQLRRSA
- a CDS encoding aspartyl/asparaginyl beta-hydroxylase domain-containing protein, which gives rise to MLVQDKRPASLAEQVGRVCALDGAVLDRMRHEALTVPDGWVAEYGEFQSGGWWTLSLFNASGDPGDVTIADCEAVPTSLLERMPATRALLDSLGLVYMWVRLARLAPNSFLWEHRDYGELSEREHYRLHIPLQTNRSAGLVLGGAKVHLAVGDLWRLVPTNAHGACNLLGPDRIHLILDCYGNDGFAKLASHSRLHDGDAVMLPSASDAELDRHVDDAVRLARLGYTDTAERSLLRLFYRYALPEGRVYDLLAAMHTALAQPETAQAWQAKKSLMLGTTDNGGRR